The sequence below is a genomic window from Polaribacter vadi.
AACTACAAATATGTCCGATTCTAATCAGTATTTTGTAAGTAATTATTCACGTGTAAATACCGTTCCAAAATCGGAAGTTAGAGACGTAAATGGACGAAAAGTTATGGATTTAGAAACTGCAGATTTATCGCAATTATTTGCTTCTGGTTACAAATTTCCAGAAACATTTAAAGTAAAAGCAGATGATGGAATTACAGATTTATATGGAGTAATGTACAAACCTTTTAATATGGATTCTACCAAAGTATATCCGCTTTTAGAATACGTATATCCAGGACCACAAACAGAAGCTGTAAACAAATCTTTTTCTTACAGAATGGATAGGTTAGATAGAATGGCGCAAGTTGGTTTTGTGGTAATTACTTTAGGAAATAGAGGAGGACATCCTGATAGATCTAAATGGTATCATAATTATGGATATGGAAATTTACGTGATTATGGTTTGGCTGATAAAAAGTATGTAGCACAACAATTGGCAAACAAACATAAATTTATCGATATTGAAAAAGTAGGAATTTACGGTCATTCTGGAGGAGGTTTTATGTCTACAGCAGCAATGTTAGTATATCCAGATTTCTTTAAAGCAGCAGTTTCATCCGCAGGAAATCACGATAATAATGTGTACAATTCTTGGTGGAGTGAAACACATCATGGAGTAAAAGAGGAAATTGATGAAAAAGGAAAAATTTCTCACAAATATAAAATTGATGACAACCAATCTTTAGCAAAAAACTTAAAAGGACATTTAATGTTGATTCATGGAGATATGGATAATAACGTGCATCCTGCAGGAACTATAAGAATGGCAAACGAATTAATTAAAGCGCACAAACGTTTTAAGTTTATGATAATGCCAGGACAAAGACATGGTTTTGGCAGCATGACTGAATATTCTTTCTGGTTAAGAGCAGATCATTTTAGTAAGTATTTGTTAGGCAAAGAAGCTACAGATGTAGATTTTATGTATATGAATTTAGATGAGCCACAGAATTAAAGAGAAAGCCCATCCTAACCTTCTCAAAGGGAAGGGATTTTTACTCTTTTGAAAATTAAGAAATATAGAATTTAATAAAACTCCGAATTAAAATTCGGAGTTTTTTGTTTTTAATCTTTTTGATATTCCAAAATATCTGAAGGTTGGCAATCTAGAGCTTCGCAAATTGCTTCCAAAGTAGAAAAACGAACTGCTTTTGCTTTACCAGATTTTAAGATGGATAAGTTTGCAGTAGTAATGCCAATAATTTCAGCCAATTCTTTACTTCGCATTTTGCGTTTGGCAAGCATTACATCAAGATTTACAATGATTGGCATATTATATTGTTAGATCGTTTTCTTCCTGTAGTTTTTGCCCTTTCTTAAAAATGTCGATATATGTATAAATTATAAGTGCTATACAAGAGTGAATAAAAAGATAAAAATATTCTTCTTCGAAACTAACATTTTCATTTTCTATCCAACCCATAATTATAATACCAGTGTTTAAAATTATGGGAATAAAATTTAGTCTAAAGAATATTTTAAGTTTATTTAAAGATTTTGTTATAAATAGCTCGTCTTCTATAAAAATCTTGAAAAATTCTTTTAATACATAAAAATATATTGAATAAAACAACAGCCAAAGCCACATAAAAATAATTGTATATGAAAACTGGTATTTAATAACTCCTTTTATAAATGGAATACTAATTTTGGCATCAAAACCATTTACGTCATTCTCTAAAATATCTACAAAAGGAGCGTCAAATAACCGATACTGTTCAATTAATGATAAAATTGAAAATAAAAATACAAACAAAAAGAAAGTACTAAATATGTAAAAGAAAGACTTTGCACAGATGTAAATAATTTTTTTCATAAAGTTTTATTTTTTCTAAATTTATTAAATAAACTTAAGAGCGTTACAGTAATTTTGCTTTTTCTATAATGAATTCAAGTTCTTTACCATTTCTCAATACCTTTATTTTTATTTTATCCGTTTCTAAATCGTTGAAAAGACCATTTTGCATAATTTTACACCATTGTTCTTGAGTTACGTTGGAATAGTTTCTGTTATTTATACTTAGTATTTGATCTCTATATTTTAAAAATTTTGAGGCATCAATATCATCATATATATAGTCAACCAAGAGTTTGTTTTTCTCAAATGTAGGGTTAAAACCAAAAGCGACTCCTTCATTTTGTTCTCTTTTACTTTGTTTAATTAGTTTAAGACTTTTTGTTGCCCAATTAAATATAACTCTATAATTTTTAAGAAATTCTAACCCTATATTATTGTCTAGATCCTTTACTATAACAATAGCATCGTTTATATCATAATCGCCTATTTTAAAACTCTCAATTCTAGCCAAATGTGATTTTCTCATTTTTGCACTTTTTCCAAAAGCTCCAAAACCAGAACCACCAGAACCTTTAATCGATTTGTTGATTTTTTTTGATTCTTGTTGTTCGTTAAAAACTGTATAGCTTAAATGAGTATTACCAGGATTCCCTAAATCTATTACATTATTTAATACTTTTTCCCCATTTACTTTTGTAGTAATTGATACTTGATACGCATCACCTACAAATATTTTTGATTCAGAATAATCAGATGGTATATTTAATGTTTCTTCGTTATCAGTAATGGTTATCATTTTGTTTTGAAAATCAAAATCCCAAACAGCATGCCTCATTAAGTTAGAACCTATTAGTCCATCAACTTCTAAACAAGCTAAATCTCCTTTTTTAAGATCTAATATAGAACCTATAGTTCCTTTAAAATTTATTCCACTAATTTCAATATCTTCTAATTTTACATACGCTAAATTCGCTGATTTATCATTAATATCAGCTATATCAGATGAACCAGCAGTAATAAGTTTCAATTTATCTGCTAATTCATTAGAAATAATATTAGTGGCTCCTGTATCTAAAATGAAATCATAAACTTCTCCTTTAATTGTTACTTTTAAAAGAATATGTCCTGTTTTAGTATATTCAAACGGAAATGTTACTTTGTAGTTTTTTTGAGTAACTTCTCCGACTTTAAGGATCTTTCTTACTTTTGCTCCTGCACAACTACTTAACATTATAGATAAGACTACTAAATATACTACGTTTTTAAATTTCATTATTTTTTCTTTAAATATTTTTACAAATGTATATTTAAATTATCGAAAAACAATAATAAAATATTTAAAAAGAGTAATATTTGATGTTTAAGACAAAAAACAAACTTTGGTTTCAGTAATTCTATAACAATTTTCAAAAATGATGTAAAATTAAAAGTTAGTGTAGAAACTATCTTTGTATAAAAATTATTATCATGAAAACGTTAAACACCATATTTACGATATTCGCCTTAGTTTTAGGAATTATAGGTTTCTTTTTTCTTGAAGGAATTGAAGCAAGAGTTATAAAAGTAGTTTCACTATTTTTTGTTTTATTTAGATTGTATTCTTATTTGCTATATGAATTTTATGCAGAAGACAGTATCTTTAATTTAGACTTGGATAGAAGAGTTGAAAAAAGTAAAATAAATACGAAATATTAAGCATAAAAAATCAGAAGCTATTAACCTCTGATTTTCTATATATTTTGTGTATTATAACTTAATCTCTAGACATGAAAATTTGCAAAACATACCAAAATAGTAACATTAAAGAAGCAAACAAACCTAAAGAAGCAGGAATGTAATCTTCTGTTCCGTATTTGTTTACTAAGTTAGAGGTTTGGTATAAAATTGAACCTCCAGCCAATAAGCACATTCCAACAGAAAACCATAGACCTAAATTAAAGCCAAACAGAGTACCAGCTACAATTAAACCCATTGCAATAAAGAAACCTATTGTTAGCCCAGTTTTTATAAAAGAAAAATCTTTTTTTGTGATAAAAACAACGCTCGAAATTCCTACAAATAAAGCTAAAGTTACAATTGCTGCTTGCTGAATTAAATCTACACTTTCAGTATAATAAATAGCAATTGCCAAAAGTGGAACGAATATTAGTGCCTGCGCAAAAACATATAAAGCATACGCCATATATTGTATATTTTTATCGGCAGTT
It includes:
- a CDS encoding helix-turn-helix domain-containing protein; protein product: MPIIVNLDVMLAKRKMRSKELAEIIGITTANLSILKSGKAKAVRFSTLEAICEALDCQPSDILEYQKD
- a CDS encoding DUF2975 domain-containing protein; translation: MKKIIYICAKSFFYIFSTFFLFVFLFSILSLIEQYRLFDAPFVDILENDVNGFDAKISIPFIKGVIKYQFSYTIIFMWLWLLFYSIYFYVLKEFFKIFIEDELFITKSLNKLKIFFRLNFIPIILNTGIIIMGWIENENVSFEEEYFYLFIHSCIALIIYTYIDIFKKGQKLQEENDLTI
- a CDS encoding retropepsin-like aspartic protease, encoding MKFKNVVYLVVLSIMLSSCAGAKVRKILKVGEVTQKNYKVTFPFEYTKTGHILLKVTIKGEVYDFILDTGATNIISNELADKLKLITAGSSDIADINDKSANLAYVKLEDIEISGINFKGTIGSILDLKKGDLACLEVDGLIGSNLMRHAVWDFDFQNKMITITDNEETLNIPSDYSESKIFVGDAYQVSITTKVNGEKVLNNVIDLGNPGNTHLSYTVFNEQQESKKINKSIKGSGGSGFGAFGKSAKMRKSHLARIESFKIGDYDINDAIVIVKDLDNNIGLEFLKNYRVIFNWATKSLKLIKQSKREQNEGVAFGFNPTFEKNKLLVDYIYDDIDASKFLKYRDQILSINNRNYSNVTQEQWCKIMQNGLFNDLETDKIKIKVLRNGKELEFIIEKAKLL
- a CDS encoding Bax inhibitor-1/YccA family protein, which codes for MENTFENKTLLIESTDEVRVAFYKKTYAHVAGGVLLFVLFEYLLLQSDTIVEFMLSMTEGWRWLVMLGGFMLITSYAESTVLKTADKNIQYMAYALYVFAQALIFVPLLAIAIYYTESVDLIQQAAIVTLALFVGISSVVFITKKDFSFIKTGLTIGFFIAMGLIVAGTLFGFNLGLWFSVGMCLLAGGSILYQTSNLVNKYGTEDYIPASLGLFASLMLLFWYVLQIFMSRD